The Desulfurobacteriaceae bacterium DNA window GTGGTTAATCCTAATTAAGAGTGAAAAACGATTGTATAAAGAGATTGAAAAAACAATAAAAGAGAACCATTCTTATCAAGTTCCAGAAATATTAGCAGTTTCAGTTGTAGATGGGAATCCGGACTACCTGAAGTGGCTAAAAAGTGAACTTAAGAAATCCTGAAGTCTAA harbors:
- the cutA gene encoding divalent-cation tolerance protein CutA, which produces MWNGKIETTKEWLILIKSEKRLYKEIEKTIKENHSYQVPEILAVSVVDGNPDYLKWLKSELKKS